A window of the Gossypium hirsutum isolate 1008001.06 chromosome A03, Gossypium_hirsutum_v2.1, whole genome shotgun sequence genome harbors these coding sequences:
- the LOC121224636 gene encoding uncharacterized protein, giving the protein MECCRRPNRSDAHLSVEEEAKLEEQTRDYFDHTAPKRHTKPQRSDYSSNYVDALAAADSGIPEYLEFQRLENDPQKIVYNGSEVREEFMETEYYKDLNCVDKHHHTTGTGFIKVENDNGRNFKLEPDSDTSCHASCKGNPATNDWIPAALDAAYVASDKPNRSDQ; this is encoded by the exons ATGGAGTGCTGTAGGAGGCCTAATAGGAGTGATGCACATTTATCAGTGGAAGAAGAGGCCAAATTGGAGGAGCAGACCAGGGATTACTTTGACCACACAGCACCTAAACGTCACACTAAGCCTCAACGAAGCGACTATTCTTCTAACTACGTCGACGCTCTTGCCGCCGCTGATTCCGGTATCCCTGAATACCTCGAGTTTCAACGTCTAGAGAATGATCCCCAG AAAATAGTTTACAATGGAAGTGAAGTGAGAGAAGAATTTATGGAGACTGAATATTATAAGGATCTCAATTGCGTCGACAAACACCACCACACG ACAGGAACAGGTTTCATAAAGGTAGAGAACGACAATGGCAGAAACTTTAAGTTGGAACCAGATTCAGACACCAGCTGCCATGCCTCTTGTAAGGGAAATCCAGCAACTAACGACTGGATTCCAGCTGCTTTGGATGCG GCTTATGTTGCTTCAGACAAGCCCAACAGGAGTGATCAATGA